From a single Larimichthys crocea isolate SSNF chromosome XIII, L_crocea_2.0, whole genome shotgun sequence genomic region:
- the LOC104918196 gene encoding protein S100-A1, which translates to MTALEKCMESLIVIFHNYADQDGDKKTLSKKELKKLLENELPSFLQAQKNPKLVDTILKDLDQNKDDKLDFEEFLPLVVGISMACEKGYMLMHEKKGKK; encoded by the exons ATGACTGCCTTGGAAAAGTGCATGGAGTCCCTgattgtcattttccacaacTACGCTGATCAAGATGGTGATAAAAAGACCTTAAGCAAGAAGGAACTGAAAAAACTACTTGAGAATGAGTTACCCTCCTTCCTGCAA GCCCAGAAGAACCCCAAACTTGTGGACACCATCCTGAAAGATTTAGACCAAAACAAAGACGATAAATTAGACTTTGAGGAGTTTCTGCCCCTTGTCGTTGGCATCTCAATGGCCTGCGAGAAGGGCTACATGCTCATGCATGAGAAGAAGGGCAAGAAGTAA